The DNA region GAACTTAAAGCTTTCAAAAGCAATAGCAGAGCAGCTGACTGGTATTGGAGTGAGCGAGGATGATGTTCTCGAGGCCATGCACAAGACTGATTTAAGAGATGACCCGACGAAATGGAGCGAAGAGGATATAATGCACTTTGTCAGCGAGCTTAGGAAGATAAACAAGCCTATAATCATAGCCGCGAACAAGGCGGACAGGGCTAGCGATGAGCAAATTGAAAGGCTCATAGAGGAAGGGAAAAAGAGGGGCTACATTGTGATTCCAACCTCAGCAGCTGCAGAGCTAACGCTTAGAAAAGCTGCTAAAGCCGGATTTATAGATTACACCCCTGGCAATGGGGACTTTGAAATCTTAAAACCCCTCAATGAGAAGCAGAGAAAAGGACTAGAACTCATAAAGGAGCGTGTTTTGGATAGGTTTGGCTCTACAGGAGTGCAGGAGGTAATAAACAAAGCTACCTTTGAGCTTCTTCAGCTAATTCCAGTCTATCCTGTTGAGGATGAGCATAAACTAACAGACCAGTTCGGCAACGTTCTACCTCATGTTTTCCTCATGAGGAAAGGCTCAACGCCAAGAGACTTAGCGTTTAAGGTGCACACAGACCTAGGAAAAACCTTCCTATATGCTGTGAATGCAAAAACTCACAGACGGGTTGGAGAAGACCACGAGCTCGAGTTCAATGACATAATAAAAATAGTCGCCACTGCTAAGTGATTTTCTTTTTTTCTTCCAAAAGCTCTTGGTATAACCTTGGCTCTACATCACTCTCACTTAGGCCCAGTGCTTTGGCGGTTTCCCAAATAATCTCTTTTGCTTTTTTAATGTCATCGCTTATAACCTCAATGTCAAGGAAATCTCCCAATTCTTCGACACGGTTGAGCT from Palaeococcus pacificus DY20341 includes:
- a CDS encoding redox-regulated ATPase YchF — protein: MEIGVVGKPNVGKSTFFSAATLAEAQIANYPFTTIDANVGVSYAIAEHPCKELGCTPNPQNYEYKNGVALIPIKMIDVAGLVPGAHEGRGLGNKFLDDLRMASALIHIIDASGKTDEEGRPVDTYDPVNDMDFLEKEIDYWIYGILHKNWHKFAKRIKMQNLKLSKAIAEQLTGIGVSEDDVLEAMHKTDLRDDPTKWSEEDIMHFVSELRKINKPIIIAANKADRASDEQIERLIEEGKKRGYIVIPTSAAAELTLRKAAKAGFIDYTPGNGDFEILKPLNEKQRKGLELIKERVLDRFGSTGVQEVINKATFELLQLIPVYPVEDEHKLTDQFGNVLPHVFLMRKGSTPRDLAFKVHTDLGKTFLYAVNAKTHRRVGEDHELEFNDIIKIVATAK